The following proteins come from a genomic window of Azoarcus sp. PA01:
- a CDS encoding STAS domain-containing protein, protein MNGNVTAVLRLDGPLTMTTVSGFVQAGRAKAAAGDLTVDLSGVTAADSAALALLFDWLRAARDASHQMTLSGVPAGLRSLAALYGVDELLPAPAPATSTR, encoded by the coding sequence ATGAACGGCAACGTGACGGCAGTGCTGCGGCTCGACGGACCGCTGACGATGACGACCGTGAGCGGGTTCGTGCAGGCCGGGCGCGCAAAGGCCGCGGCCGGCGACCTGACGGTCGACCTGTCCGGCGTCACCGCCGCCGATTCGGCCGCGCTGGCGCTGCTGTTCGACTGGTTGCGAGCGGCGCGGGACGCGAGCCACCAGATGACGCTGAGCGGCGTTCCCGCGGGATTGCGCAGCCTCGCGGCGCTGTATGGCGTCGACGAGCTGTTGCCGGCGCCGGCCCCGGCCACATCGACTCGATGA
- a CDS encoding ABC transporter substrate-binding protein encodes MKKLFLSLCLLLSIGATVAAEPGTASGARATAALMAPDALVRDVSSDVLAIVRDDAAIRSGDTGRVVTLVEEKVLPHFNFRRMTMLAVGKDWREATPEQQNELVDAFRTLLVRTYSNALTQYRNQVIEYKPARFGAADTTVRVQTEVRQAGAQPINIDYVLEKTDRGWKVFDVVVAGVSLVTNYRGTFAQEIRAGGIDGLIRSLHAKTQDLSGSPARS; translated from the coding sequence ATGAAAAAACTCTTCCTTTCTCTGTGTCTGCTCCTGTCGATCGGCGCGACTGTCGCGGCCGAGCCCGGCACGGCGTCCGGTGCGCGCGCCACGGCGGCGCTGATGGCGCCCGACGCGCTGGTTCGCGACGTGAGCAGCGACGTGCTGGCGATCGTCCGCGACGACGCCGCGATCCGTTCGGGCGATACCGGCCGCGTCGTCACTCTCGTCGAGGAAAAAGTGCTGCCGCACTTCAACTTCCGTCGCATGACGATGCTCGCCGTCGGCAAGGATTGGCGCGAGGCGACGCCCGAGCAGCAGAACGAGCTGGTCGATGCGTTCCGCACGCTGCTGGTGCGCACCTATTCCAATGCGCTGACGCAGTACCGCAACCAGGTCATCGAATACAAGCCGGCGCGGTTCGGCGCTGCCGATACCACCGTGCGCGTGCAGACCGAGGTCCGCCAGGCCGGGGCGCAGCCGATCAACATCGACTACGTGCTCGAAAAGACCGATCGCGGCTGGAAAGTGTTCGACGTCGTCGTCGCCGGCGTCAGCCTGGTGACGAATTATCGCGGCACGTTCGCGCAGGAAATCCGCGCTGGCGGCATCGACGGGCTGATCCGTTCCCTGCATGCCAAGACGCAGGACCTGAGCGGTTCTCCCGCGCGTTCATGA